The Sphingorhabdus sp. Alg231-15 genome has a segment encoding these proteins:
- a CDS encoding TetR/AcrR family transcriptional regulator, producing MTNTEKNQTHALTDRPASQRKIAEILAAARVEFFANGFSAATIEAIAARAQVSKVTVYSWFKDKENLFVQVVRTESAQMRENFVPENLAEKGLREILLHAARGMLDFLMREDRVRMERILAAEVTRDPAIGQMFLENGPLRMAEGLKALLRASVEKGEIQSDDLEASAEMFAGLVMGRMDLLLRYGHKIKMTAADKEKRAKRAVDAWMLVHQP from the coding sequence GTGACAAATACGGAAAAGAATCAGACACATGCGCTTACCGATAGACCGGCGAGCCAGCGCAAAATTGCCGAAATACTGGCAGCGGCGCGTGTGGAATTTTTCGCCAACGGTTTCTCCGCCGCCACAATCGAAGCGATAGCGGCGCGCGCGCAGGTCTCCAAAGTCACGGTTTACAGCTGGTTCAAAGACAAGGAAAATCTGTTTGTACAAGTCGTTCGCACGGAATCTGCCCAGATGCGCGAAAATTTCGTGCCGGAGAATCTCGCAGAGAAAGGCCTGCGCGAGATTCTCTTGCATGCCGCGCGCGGCATGCTCGACTTTCTGATGCGGGAAGACAGGGTTCGGATGGAACGCATATTGGCTGCGGAAGTGACACGTGATCCGGCGATCGGCCAGATGTTTCTGGAAAACGGGCCGCTCAGAATGGCCGAAGGCCTTAAAGCACTCCTGCGCGCTTCGGTTGAAAAGGGTGAAATTCAAAGTGATGATTTGGAAGCGTCAGCAGAGATGTTTGCCGGGTTGGTGATGGGCCGCATGGATTTACTCCTGCGCTATGGGCATAAAATCAAGATGACCGCTGCGGACAAGGAAAAACGCGCCAAACGCGCGGTTGATGCCTGGATGCTAGTCCATCAACCGTAA
- a CDS encoding DUF7133 domain-containing protein: MLKHIRNITILIILIAIGAGYYLTRGDTARLPLEATTGVQPQITNVRKENFPTINIAEADPWKPGEGPVAAEGLTVERFAEGLDHPRSMLRLPNGDILVAETNSPPRTNKGIEGWIMRNLMGKAGAGTPSANRISLLRDSDADGKVDEKFALLENLNSPFGMVLVEDTLYVANTNDVVAYPYTVGDTKITSEGRKVANLNAKAPNNHWTRNLVASPDGKYLFIAVGSNSNIGENGMDTENERAAVLRVELATNDKIVYSDGLRNPVGLAYEPVSGKLWTVVNERDMLGSDMVPDYLTEVVFASHYGWPWHFWRGHVDPRVEPKNLDHRQYERRPDYGLGAHVAPLGLAFSNGEALGASFDSGAVVARHGSWNRKPLSGYDVVYVDFDDKGKPQGKPQMVLSGFIDDDEKARGRPTMVEFDQTGALLVSDDVGGIIWRVSKPGATKPSAEAE, encoded by the coding sequence ATGCTAAAACATATCCGCAATATAACGATACTGATCATCCTGATCGCGATTGGCGCTGGCTATTATCTCACGCGCGGCGATACAGCCCGTTTGCCATTGGAAGCGACTACAGGCGTGCAACCGCAGATCACAAACGTGCGCAAAGAGAATTTTCCAACCATCAATATAGCCGAAGCCGATCCCTGGAAGCCGGGCGAAGGTCCGGTGGCTGCCGAAGGCCTTACCGTAGAGCGTTTTGCCGAAGGGTTGGATCATCCGCGTTCCATGCTTCGCTTGCCCAATGGCGACATATTGGTTGCTGAAACCAACAGCCCGCCACGCACTAATAAAGGTATTGAAGGCTGGATCATGCGGAACCTGATGGGCAAGGCAGGTGCCGGAACGCCCTCAGCCAACCGCATCAGCTTGCTGCGTGACAGCGATGCTGATGGCAAAGTAGACGAGAAATTTGCCCTGCTTGAAAATCTCAATTCGCCGTTTGGCATGGTATTGGTTGAGGACACGCTTTATGTCGCGAATACCAATGACGTGGTGGCCTATCCTTATACCGTCGGCGATACGAAAATCACTAGCGAGGGTCGCAAGGTGGCGAATCTCAATGCCAAGGCACCGAATAATCATTGGACCCGCAATCTGGTCGCCAGCCCTGATGGCAAATATCTGTTTATCGCTGTTGGATCGAACAGCAATATCGGCGAGAACGGAATGGATACCGAGAATGAGCGTGCCGCTGTTCTTCGTGTTGAACTGGCGACCAATGACAAGATTGTTTACTCCGATGGCCTGCGCAATCCGGTCGGTCTGGCCTATGAACCGGTTTCGGGCAAACTTTGGACCGTTGTCAATGAACGGGATATGCTCGGCAGCGACATGGTGCCCGACTATCTGACCGAAGTGGTATTTGCTTCTCATTATGGCTGGCCTTGGCATTTCTGGCGCGGTCATGTTGACCCGCGCGTTGAGCCGAAAAATCTCGACCACCGTCAATATGAGCGGCGTCCGGACTATGGCCTTGGTGCCCATGTCGCACCTCTCGGATTGGCCTTTTCCAATGGCGAAGCTTTAGGCGCGTCGTTTGACAGCGGTGCCGTTGTTGCAAGACATGGTTCTTGGAACCGGAAACCGCTGTCCGGCTATGATGTTGTCTATGTGGACTTTGACGATAAAGGCAAACCGCAGGGCAAACCGCAAATGGTACTGAGCGGCTTTATTGATGATGACGAAAAGGCCCGCGGTCGGCCCACGATGGTGGAGTTTGACCAGACCGGCGCTCTACTGGTGAGTGATGATGTCGGCGGTATTATCTGGCGGGTTTCAAAACCTGGTGCGACAAAACCGAGCGCCGAAGCGGAATAG
- a CDS encoding endonuclease/exonuclease/phosphatase family protein: MLKVASYNIHKAIGTDRRRNPGRTIDVLNELDADIVTLQEADRRFGARAAAIPSLLLEQYSDYRAIPLDVQTDSMGWHGNAILAHKSARIVAHDILHIPYLEPRGAVMAQIEIGGFDLSIFGMHLDLSGLWRRRQAAAIIKLAKHYGLDRSTILMGDLNEWSAARGCLNDFGRSYNLVECGRSFHSRGPIAKLDRIMHCDRLESTDSGVHDSAAARKASDHLPVWAYMQAA; encoded by the coding sequence ATGCTAAAGGTTGCCAGTTATAATATCCACAAGGCCATAGGCACCGACCGGCGGCGTAATCCGGGACGGACCATTGACGTGCTCAATGAGCTGGATGCAGATATCGTCACCTTGCAGGAAGCGGACCGCCGCTTTGGTGCGCGGGCCGCAGCCATTCCATCCTTGCTACTCGAACAATATAGCGATTACCGCGCTATCCCGCTGGATGTGCAGACGGATTCAATGGGCTGGCATGGCAATGCGATATTGGCGCACAAGTCGGCCCGCATAGTGGCCCATGACATTTTGCATATCCCTTATCTTGAGCCGCGCGGTGCGGTGATGGCGCAGATCGAAATAGGCGGCTTTGATCTCTCGATCTTTGGCATGCATCTGGATTTGTCCGGCCTCTGGCGCCGTCGTCAGGCTGCTGCGATCATTAAACTGGCGAAACATTATGGTCTGGATCGATCAACCATATTAATGGGTGATCTGAATGAATGGAGCGCTGCACGCGGTTGTCTGAACGACTTCGGCCGCAGTTATAATCTGGTCGAATGCGGCCGTAGTTTCCATTCTCGCGGACCGATCGCAAAGCTTGACCGGATCATGCATTGTGATCGCTTGGAATCAACCGACAGCGGCGTGCATGACAGTGCAGCGGCGCGCAAAGCTTCGGACCATTTGCCGGTTTGGGCGTACATGCAGGCGGCTTAG
- a CDS encoding cation:proton antiporter domain-containing protein: protein MHPEIPYLRETIIFLVAAGLVVPLVRKAGISAVLGFLFVGLVIGPYGVGRLVGETPVLELMVIADVEGVRRFAELGVIFLLFTIGLELSIAQLWGMRRLVFGFGTAQVTISALIIGVIAYLFGNSLVASTIFGLCLALSSTALVMQLLTETRRLSMPAGRASFGVLLLQDLAVVPILFFVGIAGAEVEGSLAIAALKAIGEAGLVIALIFLVGRIAVRPFLRFVGGTGSREVFMAAVILLVLITAALTALAGLSMALGAFLAGLLFAGTEYRHQIASDIEPFKGLLLGLFFISVGMSLDILAVWADIQWVLLSALGLLLIKGIILFALARAFRLPKDVAAETAILMSQGGEFAFVVIAAALSFTLLDPDTAQFMLLVVIVTMFLTPLLAIAGRRVGEILRRNSADNGDIKANVDDEHPVIIGGFGRVGRLLAQLLEEQRIPYVAIDSDPDLVAAERAKGAAVYFGDASQTDLLKHLGIEGAAAFATTMDAPESAEHVIKAVHQDWPHVPIIARACDVSHAESLRASGARSAVPETVEASLELCEQLLTNIGFPEEAARAIVDDQRTWQTDKTQE from the coding sequence GTGCATCCTGAAATACCCTATCTTCGGGAAACCATCATCTTCCTGGTCGCCGCCGGACTGGTCGTGCCGTTGGTTCGCAAAGCTGGGATCAGTGCTGTGCTGGGCTTTCTGTTTGTCGGCCTGGTCATTGGGCCATACGGTGTCGGTCGGCTGGTTGGTGAAACGCCAGTACTGGAGCTGATGGTTATCGCCGATGTAGAAGGCGTCCGCCGCTTTGCCGAGCTGGGGGTCATCTTTCTACTCTTTACCATCGGTCTGGAACTGTCGATCGCGCAATTATGGGGCATGCGGCGTCTTGTCTTCGGCTTTGGCACCGCGCAGGTCACGATCAGCGCTCTGATCATTGGCGTGATCGCCTATCTCTTTGGCAATTCTCTTGTCGCTTCGACAATATTCGGTCTGTGTCTAGCGCTCTCTTCCACGGCGCTGGTGATGCAATTGCTTACCGAGACGCGGCGGCTCAGTATGCCGGCCGGCCGCGCGAGTTTCGGGGTGCTTTTACTTCAGGATCTTGCTGTTGTGCCGATATTGTTTTTCGTCGGCATTGCCGGTGCCGAGGTCGAAGGTTCGCTTGCCATTGCAGCACTCAAAGCCATTGGCGAGGCCGGGCTGGTGATTGCGCTGATTTTCCTCGTTGGCCGCATTGCCGTGCGCCCATTCCTGCGCTTTGTTGGCGGCACTGGCAGCCGTGAAGTCTTTATGGCGGCCGTAATATTGCTGGTGCTCATTACCGCAGCACTCACTGCCCTGGCTGGCCTGTCCATGGCGCTCGGCGCGTTTCTCGCCGGACTGCTGTTCGCCGGTACCGAATATCGTCATCAGATCGCCAGCGATATTGAGCCGTTTAAAGGTCTCTTGCTCGGCCTATTCTTCATCTCGGTCGGGATGAGCCTCGATATTCTTGCGGTCTGGGCCGATATCCAATGGGTATTGCTATCCGCACTGGGTCTGCTGTTGATCAAGGGTATCATATTATTCGCCCTCGCCCGCGCCTTTCGTCTGCCCAAAGATGTCGCGGCAGAGACGGCAATTTTAATGAGTCAGGGCGGGGAATTTGCCTTTGTCGTAATCGCCGCCGCTCTGTCCTTTACCTTGCTTGACCCAGATACCGCGCAATTCATGTTGCTGGTTGTCATCGTTACCATGTTTCTCACTCCGCTACTCGCAATAGCAGGACGACGGGTTGGAGAGATTTTGCGGAGGAACAGCGCCGACAACGGCGATATCAAGGCGAATGTGGACGACGAACATCCCGTAATCATAGGCGGCTTTGGCCGGGTTGGCCGTTTGCTTGCACAGTTGCTCGAGGAACAGCGTATTCCCTATGTCGCAATCGATAGCGATCCCGATCTGGTCGCTGCCGAACGCGCCAAAGGCGCGGCGGTCTATTTTGGCGATGCCAGCCAGACGGATCTGCTCAAGCATCTTGGCATAGAAGGGGCAGCCGCCTTTGCGACCACCATGGATGCGCCAGAATCTGCAGAACATGTGATCAAGGCGGTGCATCAGGACTGGCCGCACGTCCCGATAATTGCACGCGCCTGCGATGTCAGCCATGCCGAAAGTCTGCGGGCCAGCGGCGCAAGAAGCGCTGTGCCAGAAACGGTCGAAGCCAGTCTGGAGCTATGCGAACAACTGCTGACCAATATCGGATTTCCGGAAGAAGCCGCTCGCGCGATCGTTGATGACCAGCGGACCTGGCAGACTGACAAGACGCAGGAATAG
- a CDS encoding ATP-binding protein, with the protein MTDGEGSLNIGAALQRIADALDRLSPLPSSSADISSGPAFHWTGEAIQVIENFAPIGLDLLTGIDDQKARLLENSKRLASGFAAHDVLLWGSRGMGKSALAKSVIREMHETRANIAMVEASADMLETLPNLFAILGKVDRAFVLFIDDIGFEEGSAAPRLLRSMLEGGAAARPNNLRLYVTSNRRHIVPRHMAEQDDPINPRDVIDDKLALSDRFGLRLGFHAASQEDYLAMISRYTEVHALEFDSEDALLWAKQRGSRSGRVAWQYVVELAGRAGKPIG; encoded by the coding sequence ATGACGGATGGGGAGGGCAGTCTGAATATTGGCGCGGCGCTCCAGCGGATTGCCGATGCCTTGGATCGTTTGTCTCCCTTACCGTCAAGCTCTGCCGATATTAGCTCCGGTCCTGCGTTTCATTGGACGGGTGAAGCCATTCAGGTGATCGAAAATTTTGCTCCGATCGGGCTGGATTTGTTGACCGGGATTGATGATCAAAAAGCACGGCTGCTGGAAAACAGCAAACGGCTTGCGAGCGGTTTCGCCGCGCATGATGTCTTGTTATGGGGATCGCGCGGGATGGGCAAGTCTGCTCTCGCCAAGTCAGTGATCCGCGAAATGCATGAGACGAGGGCAAACATCGCGATGGTCGAGGCGAGTGCCGATATGCTCGAAACTTTGCCCAATCTGTTTGCGATCCTGGGCAAGGTCGATCGGGCGTTTGTGCTGTTCATTGATGATATCGGTTTCGAAGAAGGAAGCGCTGCTCCGCGCCTGTTGCGGTCGATGCTGGAGGGCGGCGCGGCGGCGCGGCCGAACAATCTACGCCTCTATGTGACATCGAACCGTCGGCATATTGTTCCGCGGCACATGGCGGAGCAGGACGATCCGATCAATCCGCGCGACGTGATCGATGACAAGCTGGCGCTTTCGGATCGCTTTGGTTTGCGGCTGGGTTTCCATGCTGCTTCGCAAGAAGATTATCTGGCCATGATCAGCCGCTATACAGAAGTGCATGCACTCGAATTTGACAGCGAAGATGCCCTTCTATGGGCTAAGCAGCGGGGCAGTCGATCAGGCCGGGTTGCCTGGCAATATGTTGTCGAGCTCGCTGGGCGTGCCGGCAAACCAATCGGGTAG
- a CDS encoding acyl-CoA dehydrogenase family protein encodes MSFTAPSREQNFILKHIADVGALAQHERFAGASEDMVEAIVEGIGQFAVGEFAPINRTGDTVGAKWNNGSVTMPAGFKEAYGQFVEGGWASIDGPEEFGGQGLPYSLSALILETCGAANFAFTLCPMLSFGAVEAIHAHGSDEQKTTYLEKMISGEWTGTMNLTEPQAGSDVGALRSTAEPITEGEHAGKYKIKGQKIYITFGEHDLTDNIVHLVLARTPGAPEGTRGISLFIVPKFHLDAEGNSAAPNDVTCVSIEHKLGIHASPTCVMAYGENDECIGEMIGGEFGGMKAMFTMMNNARINVGSQGVQIAERATQQAIQYAHDRVQSARAGSGSKDSVAIIEHPDVRRMILRSKALTQAARALLYYATAHVDGATLGIDGAKSRAEILTPLIKGYGTDIGNEVASIGVQVHGGMGFVEETGAAQHFRDARIAPIYEGTNGIQAADLVGRKLGLDGGEAMLMLIADIKAEAKDEEALMTLALMVEDIAKWMASGDASIDDRLAGSYPFMTMLATATCGMLMKKQQRIAEVELADGNDPFLKSKLVTTRYYLDHLVPEAIGLKAAAMDGADILYRLDSEELVA; translated from the coding sequence ATGAGCTTTACAGCGCCCAGCAGAGAACAGAATTTCATCCTGAAACATATTGCCGACGTCGGTGCGCTCGCCCAGCACGAACGCTTCGCCGGTGCCAGTGAAGACATGGTTGAAGCGATTGTTGAGGGTATTGGGCAGTTCGCAGTGGGTGAATTTGCACCGATTAACCGCACCGGTGATACGGTGGGAGCGAAATGGAATAATGGCAGTGTAACCATGCCGGCCGGCTTTAAAGAAGCTTATGGCCAGTTTGTCGAGGGCGGCTGGGCATCAATTGATGGTCCAGAAGAATTTGGAGGGCAAGGTCTGCCTTATTCTCTGTCAGCTCTTATCCTTGAGACTTGCGGCGCGGCCAATTTCGCCTTCACGCTTTGCCCGATGCTGAGCTTTGGTGCGGTTGAGGCAATTCATGCGCATGGCAGCGATGAGCAGAAAACCACTTATCTCGAAAAAATGATCTCCGGCGAATGGACCGGAACGATGAACCTGACCGAACCGCAGGCGGGCTCCGATGTCGGCGCATTGCGATCCACTGCAGAGCCGATCACCGAGGGCGAGCATGCCGGGAAGTACAAGATCAAGGGCCAGAAGATTTACATCACCTTTGGCGAGCATGACCTGACCGACAATATTGTGCATTTGGTGTTGGCCCGTACGCCCGGCGCACCGGAAGGAACGCGCGGCATCTCTTTGTTCATCGTTCCGAAATTCCATCTGGATGCAGAGGGTAACAGCGCAGCGCCCAATGATGTGACCTGTGTATCAATCGAGCACAAGCTGGGCATTCACGCGTCGCCTACCTGTGTCATGGCTTATGGCGAGAATGACGAGTGTATCGGCGAGATGATTGGCGGTGAATTTGGCGGAATGAAAGCCATGTTCACGATGATGAACAATGCGCGCATCAATGTTGGCTCGCAAGGTGTGCAGATTGCCGAACGGGCCACCCAGCAAGCTATCCAATATGCACATGACCGTGTTCAATCGGCCCGTGCCGGCAGCGGCAGTAAGGACTCGGTTGCGATTATCGAGCATCCGGATGTGCGCCGGATGATCTTGCGCAGTAAGGCCCTGACACAGGCGGCGCGCGCGCTGCTCTATTATGCCACTGCTCATGTGGACGGGGCGACTTTGGGCATAGACGGCGCGAAATCACGAGCGGAAATCCTGACTCCTTTGATCAAGGGCTATGGCACGGACATTGGCAATGAAGTGGCTTCTATCGGTGTGCAAGTCCATGGCGGCATGGGCTTTGTTGAAGAAACCGGAGCCGCCCAGCATTTCCGCGATGCCCGGATCGCGCCGATCTATGAGGGCACCAACGGTATTCAGGCGGCGGACCTTGTTGGCCGGAAACTTGGTCTTGATGGCGGTGAGGCGATGTTGATGCTGATTGCTGATATCAAGGCTGAAGCGAAAGACGAAGAGGCCCTGATGACACTGGCCCTGATGGTTGAAGACATCGCCAAATGGATGGCCAGTGGTGACGCCTCGATCGATGACCGGCTTGCTGGAAGCTATCCATTCATGACCATGCTGGCGACGGCGACATGCGGCATGTTGATGAAAAAGCAGCAGCGCATTGCCGAGGTGGAGCTGGCCGATGGCAATGATCCGTTTTTGAAGTCGAAACTGGTGACGACCCGCTATTATCTTGACCATCTGGTTCCCGAAGCCATCGGTTTGAAAGCCGCAGCAATGGACGGCGCCGACATATTATATCGCCTCGATAGCGAGGAATTGGTCGCCTGA
- a CDS encoding universal stress protein — translation MSNQSDQTIFLTTDLTARGDRPMDRAIQLAKARNAKLVVFHVLEKGRHDSAAVDAAMTEIELDLDSYDIEADIIIERGDVVSQIIEHAEAHKAALIVAGVARIGRLGDLVMGTQLERIIHHSPLPVLIAKNRATTFYERLVAASDFSPPSGYAIERGCALFPELQVHIINAFHVPFEGFLHSETATEEFRTEQHLQIAKFIENRKISAEIRKKLTYSVEYGDTCSVVQQALNNRHTDLGVIGTHGTGGFRANMMGSMARALITYLPCDILAVRQPPK, via the coding sequence ATGTCAAATCAATCTGACCAGACGATATTCCTCACCACCGACCTCACCGCACGCGGGGACCGACCAATGGATCGTGCGATCCAGCTGGCAAAGGCCAGAAACGCCAAGCTGGTCGTGTTTCATGTGCTCGAAAAAGGGCGACACGACAGTGCTGCAGTGGATGCGGCGATGACAGAAATCGAACTGGATCTCGACAGCTATGACATCGAAGCTGACATTATCATCGAGCGCGGCGATGTGGTGAGCCAGATTATCGAGCATGCCGAAGCCCACAAGGCGGCGCTGATCGTCGCTGGCGTCGCACGCATAGGCAGGCTTGGCGATCTCGTTATGGGCACACAGCTGGAGCGGATCATCCATCACAGCCCGCTACCTGTGCTGATTGCAAAAAACCGCGCGACCACATTTTATGAGCGACTGGTTGCGGCGAGCGACTTTTCACCGCCGTCAGGCTATGCGATTGAACGGGGCTGCGCCCTGTTCCCCGAACTGCAGGTGCATATCATCAACGCTTTTCATGTCCCGTTTGAAGGCTTTCTGCATTCCGAAACGGCCACCGAAGAATTCAGGACCGAACAGCATTTGCAGATCGCGAAATTTATCGAAAATCGTAAAATATCAGCGGAAATCCGCAAGAAGCTGACCTATAGCGTGGAATATGGAGATACATGTAGCGTCGTCCAGCAGGCATTGAACAATCGCCACACCGATCTCGGCGTGATCGGTACTCATGGAACCGGCGGATTCCGAGCCAATATGATGGGTAGCATGGCCCGTGCGCTGATCACGTATCTGCCTTGCGATATACTGGCCGTACGCCAACCGCCGAAATAA
- a CDS encoding VOC family protein, whose translation MVQPSTTGQVVWHDLLTTNVGAARKFYAELLGWTYEVEHAEKFVWKSGEADYPLILDHGEAHGGFIAIEPDQQSHWLAFVAVDNVDDAAKRCEKLGGTIERTAFDIPGVGRSAVIRDPQGALICPFVASHDYPAPTGLFTWDNLLAPDIQGVKQFYEGLFPWSPTETEAEDMSHSVNFTAPDDQLVTGASVIPEALDIKAQWVPYMTTANVDASVEKAGSLGAQIVMAPQTKSGFGRFALLRDPTGALFALLKTES comes from the coding sequence ATGGTGCAACCATCAACCACTGGTCAGGTTGTGTGGCATGACCTGCTGACCACCAATGTCGGCGCGGCGCGCAAATTTTATGCGGAATTACTGGGATGGACCTATGAAGTGGAACATGCCGAGAAATTTGTCTGGAAATCCGGTGAGGCCGATTATCCGCTCATTCTCGATCATGGCGAAGCGCATGGTGGATTCATCGCGATCGAACCGGATCAGCAATCCCATTGGCTGGCCTTTGTTGCCGTTGACAATGTCGATGATGCTGCGAAACGCTGCGAAAAACTGGGCGGAACGATCGAAAGAACAGCCTTTGATATTCCTGGTGTGGGACGAAGCGCAGTTATTCGCGATCCGCAAGGTGCACTAATCTGCCCATTTGTCGCCAGCCACGACTATCCTGCACCAACCGGGCTATTCACTTGGGACAATCTGCTTGCGCCGGATATCCAAGGCGTAAAGCAATTTTATGAAGGTCTCTTTCCATGGTCTCCCACAGAGACGGAGGCAGAAGATATGAGCCATAGCGTCAATTTCACAGCGCCTGATGACCAACTAGTGACGGGCGCATCGGTGATTCCGGAGGCTTTGGATATAAAGGCGCAATGGGTGCCCTATATGACCACCGCGAATGTTGATGCGTCGGTTGAGAAAGCAGGATCGCTGGGTGCACAGATAGTCATGGCACCGCAGACCAAATCAGGCTTTGGCCGGTTTGCTTTGTTGCGCGATCCGACTGGCGCGCTGTTTGCGTTGCTGAAAACCGAGAGCTGA
- a CDS encoding GIN domain-containing protein: MKKLLFAVPLLALTACEGSIAEAVGNAGMSSFADGKTISSTDTDPGEFDGVTLAGPDNVVFTTGSEFAIRAEGDADAVEQLRYKLSGSQLKIGREGKGIWSGGSDRVTIYVSAPSLKSAKLAGSGDMQVDKMDSDSAAISVAGSGNVAVAEMATQTLSTKIAGSGNIEMAGTADSAKISIAGSGDVDAKALKADTATIKIAGSGDVTMSSDGTVDAKVAGSGDIRVHGKAECTSKTPGSGKVNCG, encoded by the coding sequence ATGAAAAAACTTTTGTTCGCCGTTCCCCTGCTCGCGCTTACAGCGTGCGAGGGTTCTATTGCCGAGGCTGTTGGCAATGCTGGCATGAGCAGTTTTGCTGACGGCAAAACCATAAGCTCGACAGATACCGATCCTGGAGAATTTGATGGCGTTACGCTGGCTGGCCCAGATAATGTTGTCTTCACCACCGGTTCGGAATTTGCGATCCGGGCAGAAGGCGATGCCGATGCAGTGGAACAGCTGCGCTACAAGCTCAGCGGCAGCCAATTGAAAATTGGTCGGGAAGGCAAAGGTATCTGGAGCGGCGGTTCTGATCGCGTGACTATCTATGTAAGTGCCCCGTCTCTGAAAAGCGCCAAGCTCGCTGGATCGGGCGATATGCAGGTTGATAAGATGGACAGTGACAGTGCAGCTATCAGTGTTGCCGGGTCTGGTAATGTCGCCGTGGCGGAAATGGCCACTCAGACGCTTAGCACCAAGATTGCCGGTTCCGGCAATATAGAAATGGCTGGCACCGCTGATTCGGCAAAAATATCTATAGCTGGCTCAGGCGATGTCGATGCCAAGGCATTGAAAGCAGACACAGCGACCATTAAAATTGCAGGCAGCGGCGATGTGACCATGTCTTCGGACGGCACTGTCGACGCCAAAGTCGCAGGCTCTGGCGATATCAGAGTCCACGGCAAAGCTGAATGCACGAGCAAGACACCGGGATCCGGCAAGGTTAACTGCGGATAA
- a CDS encoding GIN domain-containing protein, with translation MKNLYVFLLLSFVAIVTPAKAAERNFSISSFEDIRILGSVNVFITTDRGVSASAEAENREVLDRVLLRKNGGQLIVSVKPFSGDNSRFSAEEPVTVTLSTYVVKTITHSGSGTVSLDKLGGRDPRARLTGFGVLTINDVEGDTLNVTMNGGGQIVIAGEAKKGRLELLGSSIFDGSQLTLETLNLVQRGPASSHVFVEKEANISNSGTGIIQIDGRPNCSVKSGGSAQIICDPKR, from the coding sequence ATGAAAAATCTCTATGTCTTTTTGTTGCTCAGCTTTGTCGCAATCGTCACCCCGGCAAAGGCGGCAGAACGCAATTTTTCTATCTCCAGTTTTGAAGACATCCGAATTCTCGGCAGCGTCAATGTATTCATCACCACTGATCGCGGCGTATCTGCCAGTGCGGAAGCCGAAAACCGGGAAGTATTGGATCGTGTCTTGCTGCGCAAAAACGGCGGGCAGCTGATTGTTTCAGTCAAACCCTTTAGCGGGGATAATAGCCGTTTCTCGGCAGAAGAACCTGTCACGGTTACGCTCAGCACTTATGTTGTCAAAACGATAACCCATTCGGGATCCGGCACTGTATCCCTCGACAAATTGGGAGGCCGTGATCCCCGCGCCAGATTGACTGGATTTGGCGTGCTGACGATTAATGATGTCGAAGGAGATACGCTCAACGTTACGATGAACGGCGGCGGGCAAATTGTCATAGCCGGTGAAGCGAAAAAAGGCCGGCTCGAATTACTGGGATCCAGCATATTTGACGGATCACAGCTAACGCTCGAGACATTGAACCTTGTCCAGCGCGGACCGGCCAGCAGCCACGTCTTTGTTGAAAAGGAAGCCAATATTTCCAATAGCGGTACCGGAATAATCCAGATTGATGGTCGCCCCAATTGCAGTGTGAAATCCGGCGGATCCGCACAGATTATCTGCGACCCAAAACGCTGA
- a CDS encoding methyltransferase domain-containing protein codes for MPNFWEKHAVPRLIKFACSQPAVMKDRSEIVPKANGEVLELGCGGGINLQFYDRSKVDKLTGLDPSAELLDYTRQEAKTLGFDMDILDGVGEAMPFADDSFDTVLTTFTLCSVQEGKQVLKEMRRVLKPGGKILFLEHGRAPDKGPEKWQQRIEPVWKHIAGGCHLHRPVSKLFAVEGFALEDAGGHYAPKTPRWLGWMEFGEARPL; via the coding sequence ATGCCTAATTTCTGGGAAAAACACGCCGTTCCCCGGCTAATCAAATTTGCCTGTTCACAGCCCGCAGTGATGAAAGATCGCAGCGAAATCGTCCCGAAGGCTAACGGTGAGGTGCTCGAACTCGGCTGCGGCGGCGGTATCAACCTGCAATTTTATGATCGATCGAAAGTCGACAAACTGACTGGACTCGATCCGTCCGCCGAACTGCTCGACTATACCCGGCAAGAAGCCAAAACGCTTGGCTTTGACATGGACATATTGGACGGCGTCGGTGAAGCCATGCCCTTTGCCGACGACAGTTTCGATACCGTGTTGACCACCTTTACTCTTTGTTCAGTACAGGAAGGTAAACAAGTCCTGAAAGAAATGCGCAGGGTGTTGAAACCCGGCGGCAAAATCCTGTTCCTCGAACATGGACGCGCGCCGGACAAAGGCCCGGAAAAATGGCAGCAGCGAATCGAACCTGTATGGAAACATATTGCCGGTGGCTGTCATTTGCATCGCCCAGTCTCGAAACTGTTCGCGGTAGAGGGTTTTGCGCTAGAGGATGCAGGCGGGCACTATGCCCCTAAAACGCCCAGATGGCTGGGCTGGATGGAATTTGGAGAAGCAAGGCCGTTATGA